The Brachyspira hyodysenteriae ATCC 27164 genome includes a window with the following:
- a CDS encoding rubrerythrin family protein, with amino-acid sequence MAAKTLEEVLYQIFQGESNAANRYSSFGKASSNKAIQKVFSTTSLAEKIHAEKMRKLALRSGLDMSKFVPQLNPVEPLSDKENLEAGIKGEVYESTILYPQLAQVAIEQKNKLASDTVNSLGKVETEHAKLFQDIIDNFLNKDGDVTFYLCPSCGNIYRDKAPETCETCGGSGKMFQKY; translated from the coding sequence ATGGCTGCTAAAACATTAGAAGAAGTTTTATATCAAATATTTCAAGGCGAATCAAACGCTGCAAATAGATATAGTTCATTTGGTAAAGCATCTAGCAATAAAGCTATTCAAAAAGTTTTTTCAACAACATCATTGGCAGAGAAAATTCATGCTGAAAAAATGAGAAAATTAGCTCTAAGAAGCGGATTAGATATGAGTAAATTCGTTCCTCAGCTTAACCCTGTAGAACCTTTAAGCGATAAAGAAAATTTAGAGGCAGGAATAAAAGGTGAGGTTTATGAATCTACTATACTTTATCCTCAATTAGCACAGGTTGCAATAGAGCAGAAAAATAAATTAGCTAGCGATACTGTAAATTCATTAGGTAAAGTTGAAACAGAACATGCTAAACTTTTCCAAGATATTATAGATAATTTCTTGAATAAAGACGGAGATGTTACTTTCTATCTTTGCCCAAGCTGCGGTAATATATATAGAGATAAAGCACCTGAAACTTGCGAAACTTGCGGAGGCTCAGGAAAGATGTTCCAAAAATATTAA
- a CDS encoding cytidylate kinase-like family protein: MDSIIITISRQYGSGGRNIGKLIANKLNINFYDKEFVEIVAKRTGINRDYLENVEEKFTNDNLFFSAFHKEHFSSPFSGEIKYSTLDKMFEIQSEVIKDIANKGNCVIIGRCANFILKNTQHQCFNVFIHAPDKNRIERITKEYGVQIENAETQLRNTDKYRSNYYKYYTGMEWGNMVNYNLTIDSGCFDDENVCNIIIEAAKKRI, encoded by the coding sequence ATGGACAGTATTATTATAACTATAAGCAGACAATATGGAAGCGGCGGAAGAAATATTGGAAAATTAATAGCAAACAAATTAAATATAAATTTCTATGATAAAGAATTTGTAGAAATAGTAGCAAAAAGAACTGGTATTAATAGAGATTATTTAGAAAATGTAGAAGAAAAATTCACTAATGATAATCTTTTCTTTAGTGCATTTCATAAAGAACATTTTTCAAGCCCTTTCTCAGGTGAAATCAAATATTCAACCCTAGACAAAATGTTTGAAATACAAAGCGAAGTAATAAAGGATATAGCAAACAAAGGAAACTGTGTAATAATAGGAAGATGTGCTAATTTTATACTTAAAAATACTCAACATCAATGCTTTAATGTTTTTATACATGCCCCTGATAAAAATAGAATAGAAAGAATAACAAAAGAATATGGTGTACAGATAGAAAATGCAGAAACACAATTAAGAAATACGGATAAATACAGGTCTAATTACTACAAATACTACACAGGTATGGAATGGGGAAATATGGTTAATTACAATTTAACTATAGACAGCGGATGTTTTGATGATGAAAATGTATGCAATATTATTATAGAAGCTGCCAAAAAAAGAATATAA
- a CDS encoding DUF2262 domain-containing protein, translating into MKDKIIKDFYENDYFSYESDCDLWDDEKISLLIDFGEVSNKSEMLMKYIDKINEILKWIDEHKKNVTDFLIEKQCLELAEEWVITCEEVDENTYKNQSGELITIPIKDEDFFNAIYRYNINRL; encoded by the coding sequence ATGAAGGATAAGATTATAAAAGATTTTTATGAAAATGATTACTTTTCTTATGAATCTGACTGCGATTTATGGGATGATGAAAAAATATCATTATTAATAGATTTTGGCGAAGTATCAAATAAGTCTGAAATGCTTATGAAATATATAGATAAAATCAATGAAATATTAAAATGGATTGATGAGCATAAAAAAAATGTTACAGATTTCCTTATAGAAAAACAATGTTTAGAATTAGCAGAAGAATGGGTAATAACTTGCGAAGAAGTAGATGAAAATACATATAAAAATCAATCTGGAGAATTAATCACTATACCTATAAAAGATGAAGATTTTTTTAATGCTATATATAGATACAATATTAATAGACTTTGA
- a CDS encoding chloride channel protein — protein MKINFEVKYIKLFILSACIGAVVGFIISIYRIILYKLSVNVFYVSNFIFEKWYYPVLLFAFLIAMGCLIGYILIHYPQIRGAGVPQIKYYISLHEPKNIFFEILFKLFGSMISFASGISLGRAGPSMHVGMLVGLFFHKYFSKLAKYRRYLLVSGACAGMTATFSAPFTGIAFSFEELGEHKNHIVFVCIVFSSIASILVIEHIVGQGFILNFNLPKILEVRHYISLLPFGIICGILASMLNFLMNFFSKMYQKINNDIIRPVPAFLLAGFMIMFFPYVLGSGDLLIGSIVKDKFSVSMLFILIFVKLFYTSVCATSGAVGGIFFPTFILGASIGSLYDIFLVKYFPDYAVYGDLFILLGITSLMSGITRTPIMVCILILEISNSISNFSALVIVAIISYMVAKVLGVTSIYDHQD, from the coding sequence ATGAAGATAAATTTTGAAGTTAAATACATAAAACTTTTTATACTGTCTGCTTGTATAGGAGCAGTTGTAGGGTTCATAATATCTATATATAGAATTATATTATATAAGTTAAGTGTTAATGTATTCTATGTATCAAATTTCATATTTGAAAAATGGTATTACCCAGTTCTTTTATTTGCATTTCTTATAGCTATGGGCTGTCTTATAGGTTATATTCTTATACATTATCCGCAGATAAGAGGTGCAGGAGTTCCTCAGATAAAATATTATATATCTCTGCATGAACCTAAAAATATATTTTTTGAAATTTTATTTAAGCTTTTCGGAAGTATGATATCATTTGCAAGCGGTATTTCTCTAGGAAGGGCAGGTCCTTCAATGCATGTAGGTATGCTTGTTGGACTTTTTTTTCATAAATATTTTTCTAAATTGGCTAAATATAGAAGATATTTACTTGTTTCCGGAGCTTGTGCCGGAATGACTGCTACTTTCAGTGCTCCTTTTACAGGAATTGCTTTTTCTTTTGAAGAGCTTGGAGAGCATAAAAATCATATAGTTTTTGTATGTATAGTTTTTTCTTCCATAGCTTCAATACTTGTAATAGAGCATATTGTAGGGCAGGGATTCATACTTAATTTCAATTTACCTAAAATTCTTGAGGTAAGACATTATATATCTTTACTTCCTTTTGGTATAATATGCGGAATACTTGCTTCTATGTTAAATTTTCTTATGAATTTCTTTTCTAAGATGTATCAAAAGATTAATAATGATATAATTCGTCCAGTTCCTGCATTTTTGCTTGCTGGATTTATGATAATGTTTTTCCCTTATGTACTTGGAAGCGGTGATTTGCTTATAGGAAGTATAGTAAAAGATAAGTTTTCTGTATCTATGCTTTTTATATTGATATTTGTGAAATTATTTTATACTTCTGTATGTGCTACTTCCGGAGCAGTTGGAGGAATATTCTTTCCTACATTTATATTAGGTGCTTCAATAGGTTCTTTATATGATATATTTTTAGTTAAATATTTTCCTGATTATGCAGTATATGGAGATTTGTTTATACTTCTTGGAATAACTTCATTAATGTCAGGAATTACAAGAACTCCTATAATGGTATGTATATTGATACTTGAAATATCCAACTCTATTTCTAATTTCTCGGCACTTGTTATAGTCGCGATAATATCGTATATGGTTGCTAAGGTATTGGGAGTAACTTCTATATATGATCATCAAGATTAA
- the ychF gene encoding redox-regulated ATPase YchF, whose product MALSIGIVGLPNVGKSTLFNALTNAHAEAANYPFCTIDKNEATAIIKDERVDKLAALFKSKKKVYNTTTFVDIAGLVKGASKGEGLGNKFLSHIREVNAVLHVVRVFEDGNITHIGEVDPLRDLDIILTELMLADIETINARMEKQKKAAKGAKVKSAEEEVALLEKILPELNNFKPVFSLDLTDTEKEILRPLFLLTAKSMMIGANLSENELANPEKNSNYVTLQKYANERNIELIPFSAKIEADLQDLDEEERLSYLEDLGVKESGVARLTKAGHRLLKLLTFLTSGEDETRAWTVREGAYAPEAAGVIHSDFERGFISAEVINCDKLLELGSFVKAKEAGAIRLEGKQYLMQEGDVVTFRFNV is encoded by the coding sequence GCTAATTACCCATTTTGTACTATAGATAAAAATGAAGCTACTGCCATAATAAAAGATGAAAGGGTTGATAAATTAGCAGCGCTTTTTAAATCAAAAAAGAAAGTTTATAATACAACAACATTTGTAGATATTGCAGGACTTGTTAAAGGAGCTTCAAAAGGTGAGGGGTTAGGTAATAAATTTCTTTCTCATATTAGAGAAGTTAACGCAGTTTTGCATGTTGTAAGAGTGTTTGAGGATGGAAATATTACCCATATAGGAGAAGTTGATCCTCTAAGAGATTTAGACATTATATTAACAGAGCTTATGCTTGCAGATATTGAAACTATTAATGCAAGAATGGAAAAGCAGAAAAAAGCAGCAAAAGGTGCTAAGGTAAAATCTGCTGAAGAAGAAGTAGCTTTATTAGAAAAAATACTGCCTGAATTAAATAATTTTAAGCCTGTATTCAGTCTTGATTTAACAGATACAGAAAAAGAAATATTAAGACCTTTATTCTTATTAACAGCAAAAAGTATGATGATAGGTGCTAATTTATCAGAAAATGAACTTGCTAATCCTGAGAAAAATTCTAATTATGTAACATTACAAAAATATGCAAATGAAAGAAATATTGAATTGATACCTTTCAGTGCTAAAATAGAGGCAGATTTGCAGGATTTAGATGAAGAAGAAAGATTAAGCTATTTAGAAGATTTAGGAGTTAAAGAATCAGGAGTGGCAAGACTTACAAAAGCAGGACATAGATTATTGAAGCTTTTAACATTCCTTACTTCAGGGGAAGATGAGACAAGGGCTTGGACTGTAAGAGAAGGTGCTTATGCTCCGGAGGCAGCAGGAGTTATACATAGCGATTTCGAGAGAGGATTTATAAGTGCTGAGGTTATAAACTGCGATAAGCTTTTAGAGCTTGGCAGTTTTGTTAAAGCTAAAGAGGCTGGTGCTATAAGACTTGAGGGTAAGCAATATCTTATGCAAGAAGGCGATGTTGTAACATTCAGATTTAATGTATGA